Proteins found in one Pontibacter sp. SGAir0037 genomic segment:
- a CDS encoding SDR family oxidoreductase: MGKDLKGKVVVLVGASSGIGRAAALEFARNGAKLVLAARRENLLAELAVACENLNTTATYIKTDVTNPEEVQQLAHAAMEFGGKIDVWINNAGIGAVGEFAETPIAAHDHVIKTNLMGHIHGAHAVLPYFKQQGYGILINTISVGAWVPEPYTVAYAASKFGLRGFSGALRGELLNWPDIQICDVFPAFIDTPGFQHAANYIGKKIKPIPPVYEADRVAKAMVELAYHPKERVTVGGSGYLLRGSYTLFPGLTRRILAGIMENYFSRAKPAPVADNGLFEPTDIGSGISGGWLSPEDKQRTTVLTGVALLAGAAAGLYLAMRKS, translated from the coding sequence ATGGGAAAAGACTTAAAAGGTAAAGTAGTAGTACTGGTAGGTGCTTCCAGCGGCATAGGCCGTGCAGCTGCACTGGAATTTGCCCGTAACGGAGCAAAACTGGTTCTGGCCGCACGCAGGGAAAACCTGTTGGCAGAACTGGCAGTAGCGTGTGAGAACCTGAACACAACAGCTACTTATATCAAAACAGACGTTACAAACCCGGAAGAGGTGCAGCAGCTGGCGCATGCAGCAATGGAGTTCGGGGGAAAGATAGATGTCTGGATCAATAATGCAGGAATAGGAGCGGTAGGTGAATTTGCTGAAACTCCCATTGCGGCACACGACCATGTCATTAAAACGAACTTGATGGGCCATATCCACGGAGCGCATGCTGTGCTGCCTTACTTCAAACAACAAGGCTATGGCATTCTCATCAATACCATATCGGTAGGAGCCTGGGTGCCGGAGCCTTATACTGTAGCGTATGCAGCCAGCAAGTTTGGTCTGCGAGGCTTTTCAGGCGCATTGCGCGGTGAACTTTTAAACTGGCCTGACATTCAAATCTGTGATGTGTTTCCTGCCTTTATAGATACACCTGGTTTTCAGCATGCTGCCAATTACATCGGCAAAAAGATAAAACCTATACCGCCGGTATACGAGGCAGACCGGGTGGCAAAGGCAATGGTGGAACTGGCCTATCACCCGAAGGAAAGAGTGACGGTGGGTGGCTCCGGTTATTTGCTAAGAGGCTCCTACACATTGTTTCCGGGCTTAACCCGTCGTATATTAGCAGGAATCATGGAGAATTACTTTTCCAGGGCAAAACCAGCTCCTGTTGCAGATAATGGTTTGTTCGAACCAACTGACATTGGTTCGGGTATAAGTGGTGGCTGGCTTAGTCCGGAAGATAAACAGAGGACAACCGTGCTGACAGGTGTGGCACTTCTGGCAGGAGCTGCCGCAGGTTTATACCTGGCCATGCGGAAGTCCTGA
- a CDS encoding XdhC family protein yields MKELQDIVRAFEEARNEHKQTALATVVHVQGSSYRRPGARMLVTEDGKLTGAISGGCLEGDALRKARLVMMQQKAMLVTYDTTDEDDAKLGVGLGCNGIIHILIEPINVASAAHPIALLKAFLANRQTAVLVTLFSLENRTAYQPGTCMFIPEAGETMGICEDEALQETILADAQQVLETRTSIVKTYITAGAALTGFVELLKPAISLVIIGAGNDAIPLTAMSALLGWQTSVVDGRANYAMAERFPLAQRVLVSKPEQVLQQLEIDHQTVFVLMTHNYNYDLAMLRQLLPLPLPYIGSLGPKKKLERMLDELREEGFTITEEVLSHVYGPTGLEIGAETSEEIALSIVSEIKAVLSAKSGASLRDKLGTIHPRETAVIERVDVEKERGCFL; encoded by the coding sequence ATGAAAGAATTACAGGATATTGTCCGGGCATTTGAGGAGGCCCGGAATGAGCATAAGCAAACAGCCCTTGCTACCGTGGTGCATGTACAGGGTTCTTCTTACAGAAGGCCGGGCGCACGCATGCTGGTAACCGAAGACGGTAAACTAACAGGTGCCATTAGTGGAGGCTGCCTGGAAGGCGATGCGCTACGCAAGGCCAGGCTGGTAATGATGCAGCAGAAAGCCATGCTGGTAACTTACGATACCACCGATGAAGATGATGCCAAACTAGGGGTTGGCTTAGGCTGCAACGGCATCATCCATATCCTGATCGAACCAATTAATGTGGCCTCTGCTGCCCATCCCATTGCATTGCTGAAAGCGTTTCTGGCAAACCGGCAAACGGCTGTATTAGTCACGCTTTTTTCGCTCGAGAACCGCACAGCTTACCAGCCCGGTACCTGCATGTTTATACCTGAAGCGGGAGAAACAATGGGAATTTGCGAAGATGAAGCTTTACAGGAAACTATATTGGCCGATGCACAGCAGGTACTGGAGACCAGAACCTCCATTGTGAAGACCTATATCACTGCCGGGGCAGCTTTAACGGGTTTCGTAGAGCTGCTGAAGCCGGCTATATCGCTGGTTATAATTGGTGCCGGAAACGATGCTATTCCTTTAACAGCCATGTCCGCACTTCTGGGGTGGCAAACGAGTGTAGTAGACGGAAGAGCTAATTATGCAATGGCAGAAAGGTTTCCTCTGGCGCAGCGGGTATTGGTTTCGAAGCCGGAACAGGTTCTGCAACAGCTGGAGATAGATCATCAAACGGTATTTGTACTGATGACGCACAACTATAACTACGATCTGGCGATGCTGCGTCAGTTGCTGCCGCTGCCGCTGCCTTACATCGGATCGTTAGGACCAAAAAAGAAGCTGGAGCGCATGCTCGACGAGCTTCGGGAAGAAGGCTTCACCATTACCGAAGAAGTGCTAAGCCATGTATACGGACCTACCGGGTTGGAAATAGGAGCAGAGACATCCGAAGAAATAGCCTTATCCATTGTCTCAGAAATAAAAGCGGTGCTTTCCGCTAAGAGCGGAGCTTCCCTGCGCGACAAATTAGGAACGATACATCCGCGCGAAACCGCTGTAATAGAACGGGTAGATGTAGAAAAAGAGCGGGGGTGTTTTTTGTGA
- a CDS encoding NTP transferase domain-containing protein, translating to MTGLVLLAAGASTRLGEPKQQLLYQGKTLLQHAVEVALQAGCAPVVVVLGARAASILPEVEKEPVSVVQNPGWEEGMASSIRSGLTYLLRIEPETTGCIFMVCDQPYVDAALLNRLVQASAGNTNRIVASAYKDTAGTPVLFGKSFFTELLALKGQEGARKILFRHQEAVTTVAFPLGAIDIDTAEDYKALLQSR from the coding sequence GTGACAGGGCTTGTTTTACTGGCTGCCGGTGCTTCTACACGCTTAGGAGAGCCCAAGCAGCAACTGCTTTACCAGGGGAAAACACTGTTGCAACATGCGGTAGAGGTGGCACTGCAGGCTGGCTGTGCGCCTGTCGTGGTGGTGTTGGGCGCAAGAGCCGCATCTATACTTCCTGAGGTGGAAAAGGAGCCTGTATCCGTTGTGCAGAATCCAGGCTGGGAAGAGGGCATGGCTTCTTCTATCCGCAGTGGACTGACGTATCTGCTCCGCATCGAACCAGAAACTACAGGCTGTATTTTTATGGTATGCGATCAGCCTTATGTGGATGCGGCACTGCTGAACAGGCTGGTGCAGGCAAGCGCAGGAAACACGAACCGCATAGTTGCATCGGCTTATAAAGATACTGCAGGTACGCCCGTGTTGTTTGGGAAATCATTTTTCACAGAATTACTTGCCCTGAAAGGACAGGAGGGAGCCAGGAAAATTTTGTTTCGCCATCAGGAGGCCGTAACAACAGTTGCCTTCCCCCTCGGGGCAATAGATATAGATACTGCAGAAGACTATAAGGCATTGCTGCAATCCAGGTAA
- a CDS encoding (2Fe-2S)-binding protein, giving the protein MATYTLQINGRSYQADVEPDTPLLWVLRDSLGLVGTKYGCGIAQCGACTVHMNGNAMRSCVLPVSAVGNNKITTIEGLSEKGDHPVQLAWDEVDVAQCGYCQAGQIMTATALLNKNKKPTTEEIENAMNGNICRCGTYHRIREAVALAATKMK; this is encoded by the coding sequence ATGGCTACTTATACGCTGCAAATCAACGGCCGGAGTTATCAGGCCGATGTAGAACCAGACACCCCGCTTTTGTGGGTGCTGCGCGACTCCCTGGGCCTGGTAGGCACTAAATATGGCTGTGGCATTGCGCAATGCGGTGCCTGTACCGTGCACATGAACGGTAATGCCATGCGCTCCTGCGTACTTCCTGTTTCTGCTGTTGGCAATAATAAGATCACGACCATAGAAGGGTTATCTGAAAAAGGCGATCACCCGGTGCAGCTGGCCTGGGATGAGGTGGATGTGGCGCAGTGCGGCTACTGCCAGGCAGGCCAGATCATGACAGCTACTGCGTTGCTGAATAAGAACAAGAAGCCGACCACTGAAGAAATTGAAAATGCTATGAACGGCAATATCTGTCGCTGCGGTACCTACCACCGCATCCGGGAAGCTGTTGCCTTAGCCGCCACTAAAATGAAATAG
- a CDS encoding xanthine dehydrogenase family protein molybdopterin-binding subunit, whose product MSSITSSRRNFMKLSAVAGGGLFLGFSWAGSAASAMGIVDEAAMASGAIDFNSFLSISPNGVITIFSPNPELGQNIKTSFPMIVAEELDADWSKVKVIQAPLDTTKFERQVTGGSGAVPHSWERLRKAGATARQMLIEAGAKKMNVQANTLTAENGIVVHKASGRKMSFGELATEASKIPVPKDVKLKDPKDFKLIGTAVRNVDNKEMITGKPLYGLDLYKEGMLFAQIQRPAAFGMKVKSVDAAAAKAMPGIVDVVTFKNNVAVVGKSTWQVSKARKVLKVEYEKEQALESSADHDRIFKALLDSPDATVRRKDGDVEAAFKTAAKVIKSEYQCPFLSHSPMEPMNFFAHVRPDGVELAGPTQTPEMARGMVAKMLNIEPEKITLELTRLGGGFGRRLSADYVMEAAELSSIIKAPVKVIWTREDDMTGGTYRPAVRYRFEAALDAKGNMIGYKLRGAGINAGNPTREGNFPSGSVENLLIDSVEHKSAITTGPWRAPITNFLAFAEQSFLDEVAQAAGKDPVQFRLELLDKAKKSPVGQIQYDIDRMRGVIELAAEKSNWGKKKDVAQGFSVYFSHRSYVAQVAEVKLKDAKPVVEKVHVAADCGIVVNLSGAYQQVRGGVVDGLGHAMYSNLTFKDGAPEQKNFNNYRLIRMKEVPEIDVHFVNNGIDPTGLGEPALPPTGGAVANAIFKATGKRLRNQPFISQEELKTV is encoded by the coding sequence ATGTCGAGCATTACATCAAGCAGAAGAAATTTTATGAAGCTGTCCGCAGTGGCGGGTGGCGGGCTTTTCCTTGGCTTCAGCTGGGCGGGCTCAGCCGCATCAGCCATGGGAATAGTAGACGAGGCCGCCATGGCTTCTGGTGCGATTGATTTCAACAGTTTTCTTTCGATCAGTCCAAATGGGGTAATTACTATCTTTTCTCCAAACCCGGAGCTGGGGCAGAATATAAAAACTTCTTTCCCCATGATCGTGGCCGAGGAACTGGATGCCGATTGGTCTAAAGTAAAAGTGATACAGGCCCCGCTCGACACAACTAAATTTGAGCGGCAGGTAACAGGAGGTAGCGGTGCTGTTCCTCATTCCTGGGAACGCCTTCGCAAAGCGGGCGCAACAGCCCGGCAGATGCTAATAGAGGCCGGTGCCAAAAAAATGAACGTACAGGCTAATACACTTACTGCTGAAAACGGTATAGTGGTGCACAAGGCGAGTGGCCGCAAAATGAGCTTCGGCGAATTGGCTACAGAGGCATCTAAAATTCCTGTACCGAAGGATGTAAAACTAAAAGATCCAAAAGATTTCAAACTTATAGGTACGGCAGTACGGAATGTCGACAATAAGGAAATGATCACAGGCAAACCACTTTACGGATTAGACCTCTATAAAGAAGGAATGTTGTTTGCCCAGATACAGAGGCCTGCTGCCTTTGGTATGAAAGTAAAATCGGTTGATGCCGCAGCTGCCAAAGCCATGCCTGGTATAGTCGATGTGGTTACTTTTAAGAACAATGTGGCCGTAGTGGGAAAATCGACCTGGCAGGTAAGCAAAGCCAGAAAGGTGCTGAAAGTGGAGTATGAAAAAGAGCAGGCGCTGGAAAGCTCTGCTGACCACGACCGCATCTTCAAAGCGTTACTCGACAGTCCTGATGCGACTGTACGCCGGAAGGACGGTGATGTAGAGGCTGCTTTTAAAACTGCCGCAAAGGTAATTAAAAGCGAATATCAGTGTCCTTTTCTGTCGCACAGCCCGATGGAGCCGATGAACTTCTTTGCACACGTAAGACCGGATGGGGTAGAACTGGCAGGACCTACACAAACGCCGGAGATGGCGCGTGGCATGGTTGCGAAAATGCTGAACATAGAGCCGGAGAAAATTACACTGGAGCTTACCCGATTAGGTGGAGGCTTTGGCCGGAGATTAAGTGCCGATTATGTAATGGAAGCGGCAGAGCTGTCCAGCATCATCAAGGCTCCGGTTAAGGTTATCTGGACAAGAGAAGACGACATGACGGGTGGTACTTACCGTCCGGCAGTGCGTTATCGCTTCGAGGCTGCTTTAGATGCCAAGGGCAACATGATCGGTTATAAACTGCGGGGGGCAGGTATAAATGCAGGAAATCCTACCAGAGAAGGCAATTTTCCCTCCGGCTCGGTAGAAAACCTGCTAATTGATTCTGTAGAGCATAAATCCGCTATTACAACAGGGCCATGGCGCGCGCCTATTACAAACTTCCTGGCTTTTGCCGAGCAATCATTCCTGGATGAGGTGGCACAGGCCGCCGGTAAAGACCCGGTGCAGTTCCGCCTGGAGCTGCTCGATAAAGCGAAGAAGTCGCCTGTCGGGCAGATTCAGTATGATATAGACCGTATGCGTGGTGTAATTGAACTGGCCGCAGAAAAATCAAACTGGGGCAAAAAGAAAGATGTGGCGCAAGGCTTTAGCGTTTACTTCTCGCACAGGTCGTATGTGGCCCAGGTGGCTGAGGTGAAGCTAAAAGATGCGAAACCAGTTGTAGAAAAAGTACACGTAGCAGCCGACTGTGGTATTGTGGTGAACCTGAGCGGGGCTTATCAGCAGGTGCGCGGCGGTGTAGTGGATGGTTTAGGGCATGCCATGTATAGCAACCTGACCTTTAAAGACGGAGCTCCCGAGCAGAAGAATTTCAATAATTACCGCCTGATTCGTATGAAAGAAGTGCCAGAGATAGACGTGCATTTCGTAAACAATGGCATTGATCCGACTGGTCTGGGAGAACCTGCTTTGCCACCAACAGGCGGCGCAGTAGCCAATGCAATCTTTAAGGCAACCGGAAAACGTCTGCGTAACCAGCCGTTCATCAGCCAGGAAGAGTTAAAGACCGTTTAA
- the moaA gene encoding GTP 3',8-cyclase MoaA, whose amino-acid sequence MLLDKHGRTINYLRLAITDKCNLRCFYCMPEEGIDWLSKKELMSYEEMLQACGVLVKMGIEKIRITGGEPFVRKDFMPFLNELSKLQGLRQLTITTNGVLTAPYVPELKRLGVQSVNLSLDTLDRNRFLEITRRDYLPQVLETLEQLLHHGIDVKLNAVVMDGRNTQDILPLAELTKELPVSVRFIEEMPFNGGDNHYTKLAWDHVQILHSIKEKYSEITKLPDPPYSTSFNYKIPGHKGKIGIIAAYTRSFCGTCNRIRLTPQGELKTCLYGKGVMNLKDLMRAGYTDSRLGAAVREAVSNKEKNGWEAEKNSMGLPILNASMATIGG is encoded by the coding sequence ATGCTCCTGGATAAACACGGAAGAACTATAAACTACTTAAGGCTGGCCATAACGGACAAGTGCAACCTGCGCTGCTTTTACTGCATGCCCGAAGAGGGTATAGACTGGCTTTCGAAGAAAGAACTGATGAGCTACGAGGAAATGCTGCAGGCGTGTGGGGTACTGGTAAAAATGGGCATCGAAAAGATTCGGATTACAGGCGGTGAGCCTTTTGTCCGGAAAGATTTCATGCCTTTCCTGAATGAGCTGTCGAAACTTCAGGGGCTGCGGCAACTAACCATTACAACCAATGGCGTACTAACGGCGCCTTATGTGCCTGAGCTGAAGCGGCTGGGGGTGCAGTCAGTTAACCTAAGCCTAGATACGCTAGACCGGAACCGGTTTCTGGAGATTACACGGCGAGATTATCTGCCTCAGGTGCTGGAGACACTGGAGCAACTGCTGCATCATGGCATAGACGTAAAACTGAATGCCGTGGTGATGGACGGCCGGAATACCCAGGACATTCTGCCGCTGGCGGAGCTAACGAAAGAGCTGCCCGTAAGCGTACGTTTTATAGAGGAAATGCCATTTAACGGTGGTGATAACCATTACACGAAGCTTGCCTGGGACCACGTGCAGATCCTGCATTCCATCAAAGAAAAGTATTCTGAAATCACAAAACTGCCTGATCCGCCTTATTCAACTTCTTTTAACTACAAGATTCCCGGACACAAAGGCAAAATAGGCATTATAGCTGCTTATACCCGTTCTTTTTGCGGCACCTGCAACCGCATCCGGCTTACACCGCAGGGCGAGCTAAAAACCTGCCTCTACGGTAAAGGCGTCATGAATCTGAAAGATCTGATGCGTGCCGGCTATACCGATAGCCGGCTGGGAGCAGCTGTCAGGGAAGCTGTCAGCAATAAAGAAAAGAACGGTTGGGAAGCAGAAAAAAACAGCATGGGCCTGCCAATCCTGAATGCCTCCATGGCAACAATCGGCGGGTAG
- a CDS encoding molybdopterin molybdotransferase MoeA: MISVEEADAIIQAEVKDYGKEVVPFDKASGRVLAEDVRADRDLPPYNRVAMDGIAFKFAAFGEGTRRFRIKATQAAGERPVAIDAADECVEIMTGAALPASVDTVVRYEDLLIENGVATIQVEEVREGQNVHFQGKDRKQHDIVAQANQVVTPALISLAAAVGATELQVKKLPKVVVISTGDELVQVHETPLPFQIRGSNSYAIQAALQKYNLQPDLLHIPDDPEKTCIHLSRCLQEYDVLILSGGISMGKYDYVPQVLEELAVKKLFHKVKQRPGKPFWFGRHPAGALVFALPGNPVSTFMCFHRYVQPWLEASLGLKKQQAVFAVLHTDMTFSPPLQYFMQVKLEVNEAGQWLATPLEGNGSGDLANLVENNAFLELPSHKSVFKQGEVYRAWPY; encoded by the coding sequence ATGATTTCTGTTGAAGAAGCTGATGCGATTATTCAGGCGGAAGTAAAAGATTACGGTAAAGAAGTAGTTCCTTTTGATAAAGCATCGGGCCGGGTTCTGGCCGAAGATGTAAGAGCAGACCGTGATCTGCCTCCTTACAACCGTGTAGCGATGGATGGCATTGCTTTTAAATTTGCAGCTTTCGGTGAAGGAACCCGCCGGTTTCGTATAAAAGCCACCCAGGCAGCAGGAGAAAGGCCGGTTGCTATAGACGCTGCAGACGAGTGCGTAGAAATCATGACGGGTGCGGCTCTTCCGGCTTCGGTAGATACAGTGGTTCGGTACGAAGACCTGCTGATTGAAAATGGCGTAGCTACCATACAGGTAGAAGAGGTAAGAGAAGGGCAGAACGTTCATTTTCAGGGCAAAGACAGGAAACAGCACGACATCGTGGCGCAGGCAAACCAGGTTGTTACGCCAGCCTTGATTAGTCTGGCGGCCGCGGTGGGAGCTACCGAACTACAGGTAAAAAAACTGCCCAAAGTGGTTGTAATCTCTACAGGAGACGAACTGGTACAGGTGCATGAAACGCCACTGCCATTTCAGATCAGAGGCTCTAACAGCTATGCTATACAGGCTGCGCTGCAGAAATATAACCTGCAGCCTGATTTGCTGCACATTCCCGACGATCCGGAGAAAACATGCATTCACCTGTCGCGCTGCCTGCAGGAGTATGATGTTCTGATCTTAAGTGGTGGAATATCCATGGGGAAATACGACTATGTGCCGCAGGTGCTGGAGGAACTGGCCGTAAAAAAGCTGTTTCACAAGGTAAAGCAAAGGCCCGGTAAACCTTTCTGGTTTGGCAGGCACCCTGCTGGAGCGCTGGTATTTGCCTTGCCCGGAAACCCGGTTTCTACCTTTATGTGTTTTCACAGGTATGTGCAGCCCTGGCTGGAAGCATCGTTGGGGCTGAAGAAACAGCAGGCTGTATTTGCTGTTCTGCATACGGATATGACTTTTAGCCCGCCGCTGCAGTACTTTATGCAGGTAAAATTAGAGGTAAATGAAGCCGGACAGTGGCTGGCAACACCGCTGGAAGGGAACGGCTCCGGCGACTTGGCCAACCTGGTAGAAAACAATGCTTTTTTAGAATTGCCTTCACACAAAAGTGTGTTTAAGCAAGGGGAAGTATACCGTGCCTGGCCGTATTAA
- the moaC gene encoding cyclic pyranopterin monophosphate synthase MoaC produces the protein MSDFTHLNDEGQAAMVDVGAKQVTHRTATARSIVVLPPEVLEKLTGDDIQTKKGSVFQTAIIAGIMAAKKTGELIPLCHPIGMDNCQVTIQLNEQQELVIDCTASITAKTGIEMEALVGASVAALTVYDMCKALSHDIVIKDTRLMAKTGGKRDFRRE, from the coding sequence ATGAGCGATTTTACGCATTTGAATGATGAAGGGCAGGCTGCCATGGTAGATGTGGGAGCAAAGCAGGTAACGCACCGTACGGCTACAGCCCGGAGTATAGTGGTATTGCCGCCTGAAGTACTGGAAAAGCTGACAGGAGATGATATTCAGACTAAAAAAGGATCTGTTTTTCAGACGGCTATTATTGCCGGCATTATGGCAGCAAAAAAGACAGGCGAACTGATCCCGCTTTGCCACCCGATCGGGATGGATAACTGCCAGGTTACAATACAGCTGAATGAGCAGCAGGAGCTAGTGATTGACTGTACAGCCAGTATTACGGCTAAAACAGGCATCGAAATGGAGGCATTGGTGGGGGCATCGGTGGCTGCACTTACGGTGTACGACATGTGCAAAGCCCTGAGCCACGACATCGTGATCAAAGACACAAGACTAATGGCAAAAACAGGAGGGAAGCGCGATTTTAGAAGAGAATAG
- a CDS encoding cytochrome c, with protein MLKGIILAACLTTGYLYTTTQTDALKASIKRGEEVYSANCQSCHMPEGEGIPGAFPPLAKSDFLMKDQKRAVHIVLHGLSGDIQVNGETYSMEMPPQAHLSDQEVADVLNYVQNNWGNKAKAAVTPAQVKAARK; from the coding sequence ATGCTAAAAGGAATTATACTTGCCGCCTGCTTAACAACAGGTTATCTCTATACAACAACGCAAACGGATGCCTTAAAAGCCTCTATAAAGAGAGGCGAAGAAGTGTATAGTGCCAACTGCCAAAGCTGCCACATGCCGGAAGGAGAAGGCATACCGGGAGCTTTTCCGCCACTGGCTAAATCTGATTTCCTGATGAAAGACCAGAAGCGGGCCGTTCATATAGTTTTGCATGGCTTAAGCGGCGACATACAGGTAAACGGCGAAACCTATAGTATGGAAATGCCTCCGCAGGCGCATTTATCAGATCAGGAAGTAGCCGATGTGCTGAACTATGTGCAAAACAACTGGGGCAATAAAGCCAAGGCGGCTGTTACACCGGCACAGGTAAAGGCAGCCCGGAAATAA
- a CDS encoding xanthine dehydrogenase family protein molybdopterin-binding subunit, with amino-acid sequence MKNIPNRKVVMGDPLDRVEARLKVTGAARYSAEYNLPDMAYGVVVTSTIASGRIRSIDTTAAERAPGVLAVITHQNSPKVPGFEASVNNEGSRVYGQEFRLFYDDKIYHNYQPIALAVADTFERANYAASLVRVQYDKQPHQTDIKTNLEQGIKPARENDYKRGKAEAYKTAAVKIEQTYHTPIQVHNPMETHSTTAVWEDGKVTVYNKTQATKISQKEIAKAFDLREEEVHAISPFVGGAFGSSSRVWPQEMAAILGAKVTGRPVQVMLKRDQVFNMVGYRPRSVQKVGIGATANGTLVGISHQAYGATSRYEQFTERLVDPTKSMYSCPNLDTNYRLVELDMSTPCWTRGPGETSGSFALESAIDELAYALNMDPLALRQKNYADKDPANNKPWSSKHLQECYEIGAARFGWSKRPATPGSMRSGEWLTGMGMASGIYKSERDKADARAKLLADGTILVRSAVADTGPGSATIFTQIAADVMDVEASQVKFEWGNSDFPHAPGQFGSHTTASVGSAVYDVCTKLKQKLQELAGASASVPYAEILKRQNLPEVEVSVSSEGGQEADKYSGKSFCANFVEVQVHAATGEVRVRRVVSVVDAGKIMNHKTAQNQVYGSIVWGIGIALMEEGIIDHRFGRHLNNDLDKYHVPVMADIPPIDVVFIDKPDPVIDPMGAKGLGEIPLIGFTAAIANAVYNATGKRIRELPITPKKLI; translated from the coding sequence ATGAAAAATATACCTAACAGGAAAGTAGTAATGGGCGACCCACTCGACCGTGTGGAAGCAAGGCTAAAGGTGACAGGTGCCGCCCGCTATTCAGCCGAATACAACCTGCCCGATATGGCTTACGGCGTGGTGGTCACCAGTACCATAGCCAGTGGCCGCATCCGCAGTATAGATACCACAGCAGCCGAAAGAGCACCTGGCGTACTCGCCGTTATCACCCATCAGAACTCACCTAAAGTACCTGGTTTCGAAGCCAGTGTAAACAATGAGGGATCGCGGGTGTATGGCCAGGAGTTTCGCTTGTTCTACGATGACAAAATTTACCACAACTACCAACCTATTGCACTGGCCGTAGCCGATACATTTGAAAGAGCCAACTATGCGGCCTCGCTGGTGAGGGTGCAATACGACAAGCAGCCGCACCAAACCGATATAAAAACCAACCTGGAACAAGGCATTAAACCAGCCCGGGAAAACGATTACAAAAGAGGGAAAGCAGAGGCTTATAAAACAGCTGCGGTAAAGATAGAGCAAACATATCATACGCCCATACAGGTGCATAACCCCATGGAAACCCACTCCACTACGGCTGTCTGGGAAGATGGGAAAGTAACGGTTTATAACAAGACACAGGCCACTAAGATTTCTCAGAAAGAGATAGCCAAAGCCTTTGATCTGAGAGAGGAAGAAGTACATGCCATTTCACCGTTCGTAGGTGGTGCTTTCGGCAGCTCTTCCCGTGTGTGGCCACAGGAAATGGCGGCTATTTTAGGAGCAAAAGTGACAGGCAGGCCAGTACAGGTCATGCTGAAGCGTGATCAGGTGTTTAACATGGTTGGCTACCGACCCCGCTCTGTGCAGAAAGTAGGTATAGGTGCCACCGCCAACGGCACTCTGGTTGGAATAAGCCATCAAGCCTATGGCGCAACCTCCCGCTACGAGCAATTTACAGAAAGGCTGGTCGACCCAACAAAATCGATGTACAGTTGCCCGAATTTAGATACCAACTACCGCTTGGTAGAACTCGACATGAGTACGCCTTGCTGGACCCGTGGCCCAGGCGAAACAAGTGGCTCTTTTGCACTCGAATCTGCCATAGATGAACTGGCTTATGCCCTGAACATGGACCCGCTGGCACTTCGCCAGAAAAACTATGCCGATAAGGATCCTGCCAACAACAAGCCGTGGTCAAGCAAGCACCTGCAGGAGTGTTACGAGATAGGTGCTGCGCGCTTCGGGTGGAGCAAACGCCCTGCAACTCCCGGAAGTATGCGATCAGGGGAATGGCTTACTGGCATGGGCATGGCTTCGGGTATTTATAAATCGGAACGGGATAAGGCTGATGCAAGGGCTAAGCTGTTAGCTGACGGCACTATTCTGGTACGTAGTGCCGTGGCAGACACGGGTCCTGGTTCGGCTACCATCTTCACACAGATTGCCGCGGATGTAATGGATGTCGAAGCCAGCCAGGTAAAGTTCGAGTGGGGCAACTCTGACTTTCCGCATGCGCCGGGGCAGTTTGGCTCACATACCACCGCTTCGGTCGGATCGGCTGTATATGATGTCTGTACTAAATTAAAGCAAAAGCTGCAGGAACTGGCAGGAGCATCGGCCAGTGTACCTTATGCAGAAATTCTGAAGCGGCAGAACCTACCGGAGGTGGAGGTATCGGTAAGTTCAGAAGGAGGCCAGGAAGCGGATAAATATTCCGGGAAATCTTTCTGCGCCAATTTTGTTGAAGTACAAGTGCATGCGGCTACCGGAGAAGTAAGGGTAAGACGGGTTGTTTCGGTAGTGGATGCCGGCAAAATCATGAACCATAAAACGGCTCAGAACCAAGTATACGGTTCCATTGTCTGGGGCATTGGCATTGCTTTAATGGAAGAAGGAATCATAGACCATCGCTTCGGCAGGCACCTGAACAACGACCTGGACAAGTACCACGTACCGGTAATGGCCGACATACCTCCCATTGATGTTGTCTTCATTGATAAACCCGATCCTGTTATTGATCCTATGGGAGCAAAAGGACTGGGTGAAATTCCGTTGATCGGTTTTACAGCCGCCATTGCCAATGCCGTTTATAATGCCACAGGCAAACGCATACGGGAACTGCCTATCACCCCTAAAAAACTGATATGA